A region of the Sodalis ligni genome:
TACAACTGGCAGCAGGGCAAGCTGAGCGAACAGCTTACCGCCGCCACCGTGTTTCCGCTCTACGCAAAAATCGCGCCGATGGATCGCGCCAATCGCACCGCGCAAACCATACGGTCGCAGCTGCTTAAGCAAGGCGGCTTGACCACCACTACCCATACCACCGGCCAGCAATGGGATGCCCCCAATGGCTGGGCGCCGCTGCAATGGGTTGCGGTTGAAGGGTTGCGTAATTACGGCAATGATGCCCTGGCGGAAGATATCGCCACCCGGTTTTTAGGCAACGTGCAGCGGCTTTATAATAATCAGCACAAGCTGGTGGAAAAATATGTTGTTGAAGGCAGCGGCCTCGGCGGCGGCGGCGGCGGTGAATATCCGCTGCAGGATGGCTTCGGCTGGACTAATGGCGTCACCCTGAAATTACTGGATATGTATTGCGATAAAACGCCGGGCTGCGAGGACAAACAAAGCTCGGACGAGAGTGCAAAAGAGGCCTCGGCGGCCCATTAGCATAGGATGGCGCCATGGCCGCCCTATGAGTCTATCGCCCCGTTGACCCGTCAGCGGCACATAAACGGGGCCCTGGGCATAGGGCCGGCACCGTCTTTTAGAATCTGATGAATTTTATCCGGCGCCGGTCATTATTCATTCTTATCGATCCCGCACATAAAACCAGCCCGTTGATTATCGCCGCTTCTTCGCGCCTGTGACTATACTTAATAGGCATAACCCTTCTAAAGCATTGTCAATTATTATGTTTATAATTATTTGAAGAGGCAAATATGACGTATCCGCCGTTGGGTCAGGATGAAGAAAAGCGTTTGGCAATTCTTGAGGAATTCGGAATTCATTCGCCAATAGCGGATATGGCTTTTAACCGTTTAATCCAATTAACGGCCAATATATTCAATGTTCCCATCGTATTGATTTCCCTTATTGAAGCGGAGCGGCAGCTGTTTGTCGCCAGCACCGGCATCGCTACCTGTGAAACGCCGCGGGACATTTCCTTTTGTACCCATACCATCCAAACTCGAAATATCCTGGTGATACCGGATACCCTGGCGGATCCTTTATTCCGGGATAATCCACTAGTGACCGGGGAGCCCTTTATCCGTTTTTACGCCGGAATACCACTGTTTACGCGAACGGGCTACGCCATCGGCTCATTGTGCATTATCGATCGGGTACCGCGACCGGATCTTAACGGCGGCGACAGGCAGAATATGCAGGATTTGGCGGCGCTGGTGATGGATAAGCTGGAAATGCGCCGGCTGGAACGGGCGCGCGGCGCCAGCCAGGGCCGTTTTGAAAATATCGCGCATACCTCGCCGGATGCGATTATCTGCGCCGACGAAATCGGTACCATTACATTTTGGAACGCCGCCGCCCGCAAATTATTGGGTTATGACAGCAAGGATATTATCGGACAAAATATTAATATATTGATACCGGGCGGTCCGGTGGCCCGATTGCGCCGTCTGGTGGCGGATAAAGAAGCCTTGCAGCATGGCGGCACGCTGGAACTGAAGGTTCGGGCCGCAGACGGCGCCTGGATTCCGGTAGAGCTGTCCGCCTCGATGTGGGTCGATGATCAGCATGTCAGCTTTGGCGCCATCCTGCGGGATATTACCGAACGCCGCCGCAATGAGGAGCGCCTATTCCAACTGGCGCATATGGATCATCTTACCGGACTGGCCAATCGGACCCTGCTGACGTCGAGTCTCGAACAGGTATTGAGGAATGAAGACGCCGCCATCATCATGCTGGTGGATCTGGACGGCTTCAAGGACGTTAACGATAATCTGGGACATGCCGGCGGCGATGCGGTTCTGGTGGAAGTGGGCTATAAACTGCAGCACTGCGTGCGATCCGGCGATGTGGTGGCCCGCATGGGTGGCGATGAGTTCGCCATGCTGATGCCGGGCCTGTCGGATCCGCAGCGGGCGGCGGAAATCGCCGACCAGATCATTGATGAAATATCAAAAATTTTGGCCGTCGACGGACAGCCGGTGAATATCGGCGCCAGCGTCGGTATCGTGATTTATCCCATCCACGGCCTGACTATCCAGGAACTGCTTACCAGCGCGGATCTGGCGCTCTATCAGGCGAAAGCCGAGGGACGCCACTGCCGCCGTTTCTTTACCCGCGAACTGCGTGAGCTATCGCAGGCGAAACGCTCCTACCAAACCGAACTCGGCCGCGCCTTCGAGCAGAATGAATTTGAATTGTTTTATCAGCCTCAGGTACGTTTGTCCGACGAGGCGATTGTCGGGGCGGAAGCCCTGCTGCGCTGGCAACATCCGGTAAAAGGATTGCTTGGTCCGGCCGCTTTTTTACCGGCGTTGGAATCCGGTCCGTGGGCGGAACGGGTCGGGGAGTGGGTGATAAAGACCGCTTGCCGCCAGACGGCGGCCTGGCGCAAGGCCGGCGTTGAAAATTTCCGTACCGGCGTCAATCTCTTTAGCGCTCAGTTCAGAACCGGAAACCTGGCGCGGCAGGTTCGCGCCATTCTGGCCGAAACCGGGTTACCGCCCCAGGCGCTGGAATTGGAAATCACCGAGAATATTATCCTGCGCCATGATGAAACGATGCTGCTTCCGCTGTGCGAATTATGCCAAGATGGCGTGGGGATCGCTTTTGATGACTATGGAACGGGATATGCTTCCCTCAGCATGCTCAAGCATTACCCGGTCACCCGGCTGAAGGTGGATCAAACCTTTGTCCGCGCCATGTGCGAATCCCCGCCGGATGCGGCGATCGTCAGGGCAATACTCTATTTGGGCAGCAGCTTCAAACTGGAGGTTATCGCCGAAGGCGTTGAAACCGTGGAACAGTGCGAACGCTTGCGTAAAAAAGGCTGTCTGGAAGCCCAGGGCTATCTGTTCGGCAAACCCATGCCGGCGGCGGAGTTTGCCCTGCGGTTGGGACTGGGACGCTGAAGACGATGGCGATGCCCATGAGTTCTTTTGACGCGGTCGGGACAATCGTCTTACCAAGGCCGCCAGAACCGCCCCATCTGGGCCATGTGTCCGTTTGCCGCCTGCTGTTGCAAAACCGGCAGGGGACGGGAACCCGCCCTTCCGTTGTTTGTGCCACTTTTGCCTTGAGCGCTACGGTGAGTTTCAGCCGCTTTCTCCGCCGGGCCATTATTGCCCTGCCGTGCGGCGAGTAGGGAAGAGTTGACTTCTAAAATCCTTTTATGGAGCAATTCTGCCGAAAGGCCGCCATCGTCAAGATTTCCTGTCCATGCCGGACATTCTTTCAACCATTTCATGAGTCTCGTACGGGGAACACCGTATTTCTTTACCACAGAATATATGCTCAGGTATTTATTCGTTACCTCATCCAGGCATGCTTTTTTGATGTTCTGATAATAGATCTCTTTTTCCCATTTTTTCCGCGCTGTAATAGCGGCGTAGCTGGACCGATACGGCATTTGTCTGTACTGATTGGAAGCCTTGGCGTTAAGCGAATCGCCAATTGTATGCACAGAGCAATGAGCATGGAGATTGCAGTTCTTCTGCCCGCCCATGATTGATTGAGGTAAACCGGCAGTAATTTCAGAGCCGCCGGTCCATGATCCGCCATGTATTGAAGGTGGGAGCTGAGCACTATCGCGTGACGCCGCAGGGATTTTTTTAAATTTCACACTGCTGTTGGAAACGCTTATTCTTGGCGGCATTCGTGATGTATTGGCAGAAAAGGGTTCATGCGTATTAGCTCCGGCTCCAAGTCCATCCATTGAGGCATATCCGCTAAAAGTCACCGTCCCGTTATTAGCCGACAGCGTATTATTCATGCAAAGCTCCAAAATGTTTCATCGTTTTTTTCAGTATCATAATGAAATTGTGCATCTGCTCAACAAATATTTTGGCTATTTTGAATAGCAGATAAAACAATTTTTTTTTCATTAAACCAAACTTGGCCGAAACAGTGGATGTTCCGCCGAACCCTCCTTAAAGCCGCGATTTTCAACCTATCGTCATTTAAATATCTCTGCCCATCTACCCTCTGTCAAACCGGCGTTACGCCTACCCTCGGGGAGTTCCACAGCCAGTATGCCTACGGTTTACTCCTGAAAGTCAATGTTTCGATATCTTTCGTTTAAGTTCAAACGAAGGTTTATTATGATCAGGATCACAAACGTAAATAGAAGATAAATACAATAAATAAAAATAAATAGATACTAAAAGCAATCAATGAAGCTGCTCAGAAGAGATATCAATGAAAGCTATTATCGAAGCGCACAAAAAGACGGTAAAACAGGCATTTGTTCCGTTTGTTCGGCCCATCCATTAGTAATCGAAGCCGCGTTAAGATTGGATTTGACAACAAATCGAAAGGTATTGATAGAAGCGACATCTAACCAGGTGAATCAATACGGTGGTTATACCGGGATGAAACCCGCGGATTTCCGTGATTTTGTTTATGCCATCGCGCAGTCCATCGACTTCCCGCAGGAAAGATTGATTTTAGGCGGCGATCATTTGGGGCCGAACTGCTGGCAGGACGAACGGGCCGAGGAAGCCTTGGTCAAAGCGGAGGTGTTGATAGCCGAGTATGTTAAAGCCGGTTTTAGCAAAATCCATATCGATACCTCCATGTCATGCGCCGGCGATCCGGTTCCTTTGGCACCGGTAACGGTAGCCCGGCGCGCCGCGCGTTTATGCCGGGTGGCGGAAGAGAGCGCCACCGAATCGCAAAAAAACCGGCTGACTTACGTAGTGGGCACCGAGGTGCCGGTACCGGGAGGGGAAAAGCAGGCTAATTACCTGATGCATATTACGACATCTTCCGCCGCCGCCGAAACCATTCGTAGCCATTACGAAGAATTTGGCGCGCTGGGTTTAAAGGATGCCATCGGGCGTATTATCGCCATTGTCGTGCAGCCGGGGGTCGAATTCGATCATTCGTCGGTTATCCATTACGATCCTGCCCTGTCAATGGATTTATCAAGATTTATTACCCAAACCAGGCTGGTGTACGAAGCGCACTCCACGGACTATCAAACCGCCAAAGCCTACCGGCAGCTGGTGCGGGACCATTTTGCCATTCTTAAGGTGGGGCCGGCATTGACTTTTGCCCTGCGTGAAGCCTTGTTTGCCCTGGCCATGATGGAAAAAGCATTGGTGAGTCCCGAAGCCCAAAGCCATCTGATATCGGTCATTGATCAGGTTATGCAGGACGAACCGGAATATTGGAAAAAATATTACAGTCCCATTCATTCCAAGGCGGTCATTGATATTCATTTCAGTTTGTCCGATCGCCTGCGTTACTACTGGCCGCACGATCGTATTGCGCTGGCGGTAAATAAACTTTTTGACAATTTGAACAATGTTGCCTTGCCATTAGGAGTGTTAAGTCAATATTTTCCCGATCAATTTCAACGCATCCTGAATAAAGAATTGACCGGTACACCGAAAGAGCTCGTCCTCAGCAAAATTCAGGATGTGTTGCGCGCTTATGCCTACGGATGCGATCAGGATGACACCCGACTTGAAATATGAAGGGTGCAGATGACACGGGAATTGTGCAAATTATTCAAGGCAGCAAAAATGAATAAAACCATGAAGCAAGTCATAGTGAAAGAAAATAATCTATTGGAAATAATCGAAACATCGATTCCGGCCTGTGGGCCGGGGGATGTATTGGTGAAAGTTCATTATTCCGGACTTTGCGGCTCAGATATTCCCCGTA
Encoded here:
- a CDS encoding putative bifunctional diguanylate cyclase/phosphodiesterase; the protein is MTYPPLGQDEEKRLAILEEFGIHSPIADMAFNRLIQLTANIFNVPIVLISLIEAERQLFVASTGIATCETPRDISFCTHTIQTRNILVIPDTLADPLFRDNPLVTGEPFIRFYAGIPLFTRTGYAIGSLCIIDRVPRPDLNGGDRQNMQDLAALVMDKLEMRRLERARGASQGRFENIAHTSPDAIICADEIGTITFWNAAARKLLGYDSKDIIGQNINILIPGGPVARLRRLVADKEALQHGGTLELKVRAADGAWIPVELSASMWVDDQHVSFGAILRDITERRRNEERLFQLAHMDHLTGLANRTLLTSSLEQVLRNEDAAIIMLVDLDGFKDVNDNLGHAGGDAVLVEVGYKLQHCVRSGDVVARMGGDEFAMLMPGLSDPQRAAEIADQIIDEISKILAVDGQPVNIGASVGIVIYPIHGLTIQELLTSADLALYQAKAEGRHCRRFFTRELRELSQAKRSYQTELGRAFEQNEFELFYQPQVRLSDEAIVGAEALLRWQHPVKGLLGPAAFLPALESGPWAERVGEWVIKTACRQTAAWRKAGVENFRTGVNLFSAQFRTGNLARQVRAILAETGLPPQALELEITENIILRHDETMLLPLCELCQDGVGIAFDDYGTGYASLSMLKHYPVTRLKVDQTFVRAMCESPPDAAIVRAILYLGSSFKLEVIAEGVETVEQCERLRKKGCLEAQGYLFGKPMPAAEFALRLGLGR